The Nitrospirales bacterium genome includes a window with the following:
- the rpmI gene encoding 50S ribosomal protein L35, with translation MARQKLKNHSGASKRFKRTGSGKWMRRRAKMRHILTTKLPRQKRRLTGAAQVRDVDSTALNRLLPYC, from the coding sequence ATGGCCCGGCAAAAACTAAAAAATCATTCAGGGGCGAGCAAGCGATTTAAGCGAACCGGTAGCGGAAAGTGGATGCGTCGTCGAGCCAAGATGCGTCATATCTTGACGACAAAACTTCCACGCCAAAAACGTCGTCTCACAGGGGCGGCACAAGTGCGGGATGTCGATTCGACTGCCCTCAATCGCCTACTCCCCTATTGTTAG
- the rplT gene encoding 50S ribosomal protein L20 has protein sequence MPRVKGGPQTRRRRKKRLKLAKGQYGGKSRLFRTATESVDKGGVYAYIGRKQRKRNFRRLWIARINAATRAHELTYSQFMNALKKAEIFINRKMLSEMAIHDPEGFAQLVGSVKSQVSGAAA, from the coding sequence ATGCCACGCGTAAAAGGTGGTCCGCAGACACGACGAAGAAGGAAAAAACGACTCAAGCTAGCGAAAGGACAGTATGGTGGCAAGAGCCGTCTCTTCCGCACCGCGACCGAGTCAGTGGACAAGGGTGGAGTCTATGCGTACATCGGGCGAAAGCAACGAAAAAGAAATTTCCGCCGACTGTGGATCGCGCGAATCAATGCGGCGACCCGTGCGCACGAATTGACCTATAGTCAATTTATGAATGCGCTCAAAAAAGCGGAGATTTTCATTAATCGGAAAATGCTTTCCGAAATGGCGATTCATGATCCTGAAGGATTTGCTCAACTCGTTGGGTCTGTCAAATCCCAAGTCTCTGGAGCTGCCGCGTAA
- the infC gene encoding translation initiation factor IF-3, which produces MSRPPVVKQRINHLIRVPEVRVIGAEGEQLGVMKTPDAVRQAKEAGYDLVEVAPTADPPVCRIMDFGKFKYEQSKKQHRTRQHQKSTQVKEIKLRPRTDKHDLETKVRQIRGFLEEGNKTKVTVMFRGREMANKELGFTAIQKVIEELNEVGVIESAPRLEGRNLFMIVSPK; this is translated from the coding sequence ATGAGTCGACCCCCAGTCGTCAAACAGCGTATTAATCACCTGATCCGCGTCCCGGAAGTTCGCGTTATCGGAGCTGAAGGGGAACAGCTTGGGGTGATGAAAACGCCTGATGCTGTTCGGCAGGCGAAGGAGGCGGGCTATGACTTGGTCGAGGTAGCCCCTACCGCTGATCCTCCGGTTTGCCGGATCATGGATTTTGGAAAATTCAAGTACGAACAAAGTAAAAAGCAACATCGGACTCGACAACATCAAAAATCCACACAGGTCAAAGAAATCAAGTTACGTCCGAGAACAGATAAACATGACCTAGAAACCAAAGTCCGTCAGATTCGAGGGTTTTTAGAGGAAGGTAATAAAACAAAAGTTACGGTCATGTTTCGTGGGCGTGAAATGGCCAATAAAGAACTTGGATTTACCGCAATTCAAAAAGTGATTGAAGAGTTGAATGAGGTCGGAGTGATCGAAAGTGCCCCTCGTCTTGAAGGGCGGAACCTATTTATGATTGTGTCACCTAAGTAA
- the thrS gene encoding threonine--tRNA ligase, whose translation MRAQPQTIQLTFPDGTSFPASKGITGAEAIRQHQGGSIPEGTFAVKVNGVPRDMEASLQQDSMLEPLDFSSEEGKEIYRHSSTHIMAQAVKECFPTAQMTIGPAIEEGFFYDFAFERPFTPEDLEKIEEQAREIIQRDLMVTRQEFTKQEAVEFFQSRGEDYKVELIQGFPDGESISAYAQGEFVDLCRGPHIPSTGHIKAFKLLTSAGAYWRGDERNPMLQRIYGTSFPSQDALDAHLANLEEIKKRDHRKLGKELDLFSIQDETGPGLILWHPKGALVRLLIENFWRDQHIKNGYELVYSPHVARLDLWKTSGHVDYYRENMYAPMTVESSEYQLKPMNCPFHIMVYKSHLRSYRDLPLRYGELGTVYRYERSGVLHGLMRVRGFTQDDAHLFCRPDQLAQEVSKVLDFTIFVLQTFGFTEFEMYLSTRPEKAVGSMEQWEQATQALEEALQKGKFEYKVDPGEGVFYGPKIDVKIKDALGRSWQCSTVQVDFNNPIRFELSYRGEDGQSHQPIMIHRALMGSIERFFGILLEHYGGAFPTWLAPVQAAVLPISDKQREYAVSVVEKLRQTGCRAESDLRNEKIGLKIREAEKAKVPYMLVVGDRESQDGTVSVRKRNGKNVGAMSVEEVLTIIRNEIPSVLSCDSSRSV comes from the coding sequence ATGAGAGCTCAGCCCCAAACCATCCAATTGACATTTCCTGACGGGACTTCATTTCCGGCGTCAAAAGGTATTACCGGTGCTGAAGCCATTCGACAGCATCAGGGGGGGAGTATTCCTGAAGGCACATTCGCAGTGAAGGTCAATGGAGTGCCTCGTGATATGGAAGCGAGTCTTCAACAAGATAGCATGTTGGAACCGTTGGATTTTTCTTCAGAAGAAGGAAAGGAAATCTATAGGCATAGCAGCACGCACATCATGGCTCAAGCGGTGAAGGAGTGCTTTCCTACCGCGCAAATGACGATTGGGCCAGCCATCGAAGAAGGGTTTTTCTACGATTTTGCCTTTGAACGGCCGTTCACCCCTGAAGATTTGGAGAAGATCGAAGAACAGGCGAGAGAAATCATTCAGCGTGATTTGATGGTGACTCGTCAAGAATTTACCAAGCAAGAAGCGGTGGAGTTCTTTCAATCGCGGGGTGAGGATTACAAAGTTGAGTTGATTCAAGGATTTCCGGATGGAGAATCGATTTCCGCTTACGCCCAAGGGGAATTTGTGGATTTATGCCGTGGCCCGCATATTCCATCTACCGGTCACATCAAAGCTTTCAAATTACTGACGAGTGCCGGAGCCTATTGGCGTGGCGATGAACGTAACCCGATGCTCCAACGAATCTACGGAACTTCGTTTCCTTCTCAGGATGCGCTTGATGCACATCTGGCCAACCTGGAAGAAATTAAAAAACGTGATCATCGCAAATTAGGAAAAGAGCTTGATTTATTTAGCATTCAAGATGAAACCGGGCCCGGACTGATTCTTTGGCACCCCAAGGGAGCCTTGGTGCGCTTACTCATCGAAAATTTTTGGCGAGATCAACACATTAAAAACGGGTATGAACTCGTCTATTCGCCGCATGTTGCCCGTCTTGATTTATGGAAAACCAGCGGTCACGTCGACTACTACCGCGAGAACATGTACGCCCCGATGACCGTGGAATCGAGTGAATACCAGTTGAAGCCCATGAATTGTCCCTTTCACATCATGGTCTATAAATCGCACCTCCGGAGCTATCGAGATTTACCGTTACGGTATGGAGAACTCGGAACGGTCTATCGCTATGAACGATCGGGGGTTCTTCACGGACTCATGCGGGTCCGAGGATTTACGCAAGATGATGCGCATCTCTTTTGCCGTCCTGATCAATTGGCCCAAGAAGTCAGCAAGGTCTTGGACTTTACGATCTTTGTCCTTCAGACATTTGGGTTTACCGAGTTTGAGATGTACCTTTCCACGCGTCCCGAAAAGGCCGTGGGCTCGATGGAGCAATGGGAACAAGCCACTCAGGCTCTAGAGGAGGCCTTGCAGAAAGGGAAGTTTGAGTACAAAGTTGATCCGGGAGAAGGGGTCTTTTATGGCCCGAAGATTGATGTGAAGATCAAAGACGCCTTGGGTCGCTCATGGCAATGCTCCACCGTTCAGGTCGATTTTAATAATCCTATACGGTTTGAACTCTCCTATAGGGGGGAAGATGGTCAGTCACATCAGCCGATCATGATTCATCGAGCTCTGATGGGATCAATCGAACGATTCTTTGGAATTCTGTTGGAACATTATGGAGGAGCTTTTCCGACATGGTTGGCTCCAGTGCAGGCAGCTGTCCTGCCGATTTCCGATAAGCAGCGAGAATATGCGGTTTCCGTCGTCGAGAAATTGCGTCAAACAGGCTGCCGAGCAGAATCGGACTTGCGGAATGAGAAAATTGGCCTTAAAATCCGTGAAGCTGAAAAAGCAAAAGTTCCCTATATGCTCGTCGTCGGTGACCGTGAGTCTCAAGATGGAACGGTTTCTGTCAGAAAGCGTAATGGCAAGAATGTAGGTGCCATGTCCGTAGAGGAGGTTCTTACGATTATTCGAAATGAAATTCCGTCTGTACTGTCCTGTGATTCGTCGCGTTCAGTATGA